A segment of the Bacillota bacterium genome:
GAATCCGCCTGGATCTGATGAAACCGGAACATGAGAATACGCGTTCATTTACCATCGTTGTGCCGGCAGCAGAGGCAGATAGGGATAGCACCATTTATTTAGCGGCTCCGAAGCTGAAACTGGAGCTGCCGATCCGGGCGGTAAACAGTGTGGAAGTTCGCAGCCTCAGTCAGCGCGAACGTGAACAAGCTTCGATTTACGTTACGGTAGAAGAAGCCTGGGGGTCGGAGGCCACCGGCCTTCTAAGACGGCTGCCGGCTGGACGAGTAGTGGCCACTCCCATCTACCGGCTGTCCGCCCGGTTAAGCAGCGGTGGGCGAGAGAAAGAATTGGCCTGGCTAAACGAACGAGTAACTTTAACGACCAGCTTTGACTTTGCTCAGGCTTCTTGGCAGCAGCCCACATTATATTACTTCGATCCTACCCGCGATAGCTGGACTGCTGCTGGGTACTTTACTACTTGGAGTGCCGACGCGGTCTTGGATCGTCCCGGTTTTTGGGTGGTGCTTTCACAGCCCATGTAGGGGCGGCCCTGGGCGGCCGCCCGGGTTTCCATGGACGGGTCGGCACAGAGACCGACCCCTACGCCAGGGTTGGGTGATAAACGACACGCCGCTGAAGGAGAGGATCTTGTTGTCGAGGCAAAACTTTTCGTCTATCAGTGTTCGTGCGCTGGTCTGGGCTCTGATAGCAACTATTGTAGCAGGGCCTGGTTTGGCCCAGGCACAAAGCTGGGAAACTGATTTCGGCCTTTACTTGGTGGGCAGTGGGAACGCGACTGAGCTTAGGAACGCCCTAAGCTTCACCGACCTGCCGACAGGTTCGACAGCCGGGGCCATTGTGCGGCTGGGCGCCCAGGGAGTCCTACGCGGCGATGGCAGCGGCAGATTTAACCCCGGGACCGCGGTGACCAGGGAACAGGCCTTGGTGGCCTTGGTTCGTCTGCTGGGTTGGGAAAACTTGGTCCAGCAAGCAGAGACCGGGGGAGGTGGCGGCGCCGGCACCGGCATCGGCATTTCCGCTTGGGCAGTCGGTTTTGTCAGTGTGGCTACGGCCCGGGGATTGACAGGAAGCGATAGCAATAGGAACCCGATTGGCATGGCTGCTGATTCCGAGGCCTGGACCGGTCCGGCTACGCGGCAAGAAGTGGCTGCTTGGTGTGTCCGGGCGTTAGAATTGAGTACCGGTGTCACCGGAGGCGAGGGGTCGTTCACTTTGGCGGCGTACAGTGACGCCGGCGAAATCAGGCCTGATCTGGTTGCGGCTGTACAGCGAGCTTTAGAACTGGGCCTTTTGGAGCCGACACACCCCGGGCGGTTAGATCCACAGGGAACCGTAACGAGAGGTGAACTAGCCTTGATCCTGGATCGGCTAGTACGCATGCTACCACCGGGGGTAAGCGCAGCCTGGGAAGTTGGCACATTGGAGTCGCGGACTATGGAACAGGAAGAGATCGCCGGCCGGCCGGCCGAATCGGCACTATGGATTATGGTCCGGCCAGGGGGCAGTAAGACGGCACTTAGACTAAGCTCCGATCAGCGGAGCCAGCCCCTGTCCCAAGCCGTAGTACTGAACCGGGGACAGCTGGCCTACGGAGATGTCTTGCAGCCAGGGGACAATATCCGCTATCTGGTCCAAGGGGATCGCACGGTTCCATTTATTGAGATTTTGCCGGCAGGACCGGTGACAGTGAATGGCCGAATCGAGCAGCTAGATCTGTTGTCGAGACGGGTAGCTATACGAGATGCTGCGCAGGTGGTGCATTACTTGGTGTTCGCACCCACAGTGAGTGTTACTGTGGGAGGAAGTCCTGCTTCCATAGCGGACTTGGCTTTAGGGCTAGATGTGACAGTTACGGTGCTAGACCAAATGGTACTAGAAGTTGCTGCCGGTTTGGTAGCCGATCCGGGTGCCGCCGACCCACCCACGCTGGAAGTAAGCGGGCAGGTCCGAACCGTAGATGCGCGCAGTCTGGTGCTGGTCCTCTCTGACGGGCGCACAGCGCAATATGATCTGAGCCCGGGCACACAAGTGACAGTGAGCGGCCGGATCAGTACCATAGCTGCGATCCAGCCTGGAGATCAGGTGCAAATTCGCCTACCGTCACCTACCTCCACCTGGGCCGAGCGAATAACCGTGGCCGGCATTGCTTCCCATAACGCCGAGCTGATTCGAGGGCGGCTGGGCAGCTTTTCCCCTCATGGGGGCAGACTGGTGCTCACCGATGTGCAACGCTTAAACAGTGGTATCTGGGCAACTGCCGCAGCTACCATGGAAGTGCCGCTTCGGCCGGGCGCCACCTTGTGGCATGAGAATCGGCAGATAGACCTTGCCGCTGCAGCCCAACTTACTGGGGCCGAAGTCTATGTAGCTGTCGGCAGCGGCTTTGGCCGCCAGGAAGCGCTGAGAGCGGTTATTTGGCGAGGATTGGAAACGGCTTACTCAGGTGCCATCGACCAGGTAAACCCGGGCCTCGGGCTGATAGCCCTTCCTCGAGCCGAGCTGGTCCTAAGTCCCGGTGCAATTATTCTAAAAGACGGGCGCCTGGCCGACCCCTATGGTTTAAAGGAAGGTGACAGCGTACAGGCATTGGCCCGGCGATCCGGTGGCAGCAGTCTGGGTTTGGTTGTTTCGGTGCTGGGCCAGGAACGAGACCACTTTCCGGGCTATATGGTTTACCGCGGTTCCATTGACGAAGTAGGACGAACGGCCTTTACCTTAGCTTCTTATCAGACTTTTTCTGATGGTAGCTGGTCTTCTCGCCGTCGCCGCGGGAGCGAGGATCTGGGTTTTAGCCGTGACACAGTGGCGCTGAGCTTATTGGCTGAAGAACCCTCTAGGTTAACCCTGGAACAGTTTCGGCAGGGATTCTGGCAAGACCGTTACGACGATGCCGAAGTTTTAGTGGTGACCGAAGACGGCGACACGTTAGGCTTGGCGCTCTGGCCGGACGGAGGGCTGGATGCGGCTCGGTTAAGCAGAGGCCAGGTGACGGCAGTAACGCCGGCTGAGACAGGGCCGGAGCGGGCTACTTTCGGCCCGAACCTGGTTCTTAGGAATGTGGCTAATTTTAGTACAGCCAGGCAGATATGGGAGCACGCCGACAGTCACGGTGAAGGGGAGCTTAGTGCCATAGAAGCTTTAGTAATTAAAAATGGCCGTGCTTATTCCGGGGAAGCCCTGGCCGGAGGCGACGACATCATTTTTCTCCGGCGAGGTCAAACAGTGCTGCTGGCCTGGGTGAAGGAGTGAGGCCGATGCTGCGAAAGTTTAATACTATGTTGTGTTTAGTAATGATCCTGATAATATTAAGTCCCCTGGCCACAGCGGCCAGTATTACAACCACACCACCGCTACCGGCGGTTTTAGATGTGGGAGTGCAGGCGATTATCTCTGAAACAGACAGTCAAATCACAGCTAATTACCAGGAAATGGTCTTTATTACCGGTGAGCCGATTCTGGCTACTGGTACCGTGGCTATTAGGAAAGGCAAGCCCCGGGATAATCAGATGAGCACAACTTATACCTATGAGGTGGAGAACAAACTCCATGAAGTTAAGCTCAGCCGTCGGCTGACCGTGGTCACTACCTGGCAGATACAAGGGAAGGAGATTACCGCCAAGAATGAAGTAAGCCGTTTTACCGAGACGATTCGAGTGGCTGGCCGGCAATATAAACTGGACAGCAAACGCAGTTTACTCGATTTTTCCAATGTTACTTTGCACGAGCCAGCAGTATCGTATTTTGCCGGTAACTTAGAAGGACGTAAAGTCTACACTATTGGCCGTAACGAAGGGGAAGTAGTGGTGGAAATCACCAGCGGCAGCACCGGCTATCGCCAACCTTGGGGCCGAGTGGAGATTCAGGATGGTTACGGTACCATCCGTTGCGAACTAATTAATACTGAAACCGGTACAATTAAGTGGAACGGTACCTTCAACAGTCAAGTTTCCCACTCCACTAAGACCGACTTGCAGTACGTGCCCAATGAGCCGGTGCAGATTAGTTTTCCCGGTGGCTTTCTCAAGACAGAAACCAGCGAAGGTATTCTCCGGATAAGCTATGATCTCCCACGTCTTGATGAAGAGGGGGTGCCCTCCGGCAGCCGGCGCCAGCGCGGGGAGCAAACTATCAATCTTACCGGCACGCCCAAAACAGAGAGATTGCCTGTTCCCCAGTACAGTGATGTCCGGGGGCGTTGGTCGGAAAACGATTCGGTGCTGCTGGGCAGCTTAGGGGCTTGGGGAACCGAAAGTCGGTACTTTCACCCCACAGCTACAGTCAACCGCCGCGAATTCGCCTTGGCTCTGGCACGGGCCTTACAGCTGGAGCCAGAGGAACCGGCGACTACCAGAAGCAGTAGCTCTAACCGACGAAACACCCCGCCGCCGGAGAGCCCCTATCGCGACCTCTCCGCCCAAGATGCTGACTGGCCTTATCTTAACGTCATCACCGAGAGGGGTATTATGGAGGGCGTAGCCCCGGGCTATTTCGGGCCGCAAGGGAAAATTACCCGAGCCCAGGCGGTAACGGCCTTTATCAGAGCTCTAGGGTTTGAAAATCTAGGACCGGGCAGCAGCTATCATACCGGGTTTGCCGATGACGGCGATATTCCTCTCTGGGCTCGAAATAATTTTGCCGTGGCGCGTCAGATAGGCCTTATCTCCGGCGATACCTTTGGTCGAGCGCGGCCGGGAGCCTATCTTACCCGCGAAGAAGCTGCATCTATGTTAGCCCGGCTTATTACTTATCTCAGATCCGACATCCTACGCGACTATCGCGACCGGATTTTACTTTATCACTAGTCTGTTCAACCCTTGACGCGGCAGCTCCGGCATGCTAGAATTAAGCCACAGGTCAAACAAACAACAGTTGAATTCGGGCGGATAGCTCAGCGGGAGAGCACCTGCCTTACACGCAGGGGGTCGCAGGTTCGAAACCTGCTCCGCCCACCAGAAAAGTACAGTAACGGCGAGGGTTTTAAGCCCTCGCCGTTTTTGCGTTCCAGGGAAAAAGCCTAAAGTTCTCTCCAACACAGCGAAATTAATTGATCTGAATAAATATTCAGCGCGGACTGACTTACCGGCTAGCAACGGGGCAGGTAATAAGCATAAGACTAACGAATCCTATATAGACGAATTTCGCCAAATTAGACCTTTTCCAGTTTAGTCTCTGTCGACCCCAAAGGTATAGAACAACAGGCATAAATGAATCTGGGAGGGGATAAACATGCAGGCCATGAGGTGGGAAGACAATAGTTTATTATTATTAGATCAAACTAAACTCCCCACAAAACGGGAGTATCTGCACTGTACCGACCACCGAATGGTAGCTGCGGCCATTCGCCGGCTGGCAGTACGCGGGGCACCGGCCATCGGTGTGGCCGCAGCTTATGGGATGGCTCTGGGCGCCCTAGAGTACCAGGGTCAAGACCGAGCTGAATTGCTCGCCCATTTACACAATGTACAGGCAATACTAGCGGCTACCCGCCCCACAGCAGTAAATCTGTTTTGGGCCTTGGAGCGCATAGAGGCTAAATTGGATCAAGTTAAGAACCGGCCCGTGGCTGAAATCCAGGCTGCCCTTATTCAAGAAGCACAGCTGCTGGAACAAGAGGACGTTAAGACCAATCAAGCCATCGGACGCCACGGCAACACTATTGTGCCGCCAAGGGCCCGCATCCTTACCCACTGCAACGCCGGTGCCCTGGCCACTTGCGGCTACGGCACGGTCTTAGGTGTTATTCGAGCCGCCCACGAAGCCGGTAAAGACATCCATGTATTTGCCGATGAAACACGCCCGCTTCTTCAAGGTGCTCGCCTCACTGCTTTTGAGCTCATGGAGGATAAAATCCCAGTAACTTTAATCACCGACAATATGGCTGGCTGGGTGCTGCACCAGCAGCTAGTTGATCTGGTTATTTTTGGCGCCGACCGCATTGCCGCCAACGGCGATACCGCTAACAAGATCGGCTCTTACAGCGTGGCTGTACTGGCTAAGGAAAACGGTATTCCCGTCTTTTCTGCCGCTCCCTTATCTTCCATCGACCTTAGCCTCAACAGCGGGGCCCAAATACCGGTGGAAGAACGTGACCCGAAGGAGATAACGCACCTGGGCGAGGTGCAAATTGCGCCCACCGGGGTCAAAGTGTTCAACCCGGCCTTCGATATTACGCCACACCGGTATCTCGACGGTATCATCACTGAAGTGGGCATTTTGCGCCCCCCGTTTGAGCTTTCCATCCGGGCGGCTTTTGCGATCAAAATCTAGACTATTTGGTCCAACGGGAAGGAAGACAGAGAGGATATGTCGAAATAATAAGACATCCATTATCATAAAACTGTTCTATTGAGCGGATGATTTTCCCCGGTTTAGCATGAGGTATCCGTTAGGATTCTGTGTACGGGAGGTGAGTTCTTAATTCGTGATCCGTTACGAGTAGAGGCTGATGGCAGCATAGTTTTCGTCACAGAAATACCTTCTAATACCGTGGCTACTATGATGATTCCAGACATAGAAGGTGACCTGTCGCGTGAGGCGCGCAAAACTGTACGCACCACTTTTGCCGCAGTAGCTCAGCCAAAAGTGATGCTTATTTTCGACTGTGTTTCGCGCCATTATCTACTGGGCGAAACCTTGGAACGAGAACTTGTCCAAGCTTTAGAGAGCGTTGATTCGACCAGTTGGAGGGTGAGGCTTTGACGCGAGCCATGACGGAATTACTTGCTTTGTACGATGTGACCTCGTTTTCTTATCCCCAGACTGCCAACGGTTTATTAGCTGAGCTCGTGGAAAAGACGAGCCGCCTGTTTGGGGCCTTACGGGTCGCCCTAGCTTTGCCGGAAAGAAACGGAGAGCAGGCGGTACTTACCTGGGGATTTAAGGATAGCGACGAAGTACAGTCCTGCCTGAACAGAGCAGGGGATCATTGCCTGGTCTACGATTTCCAGCCCAAATACCTAGGTTATTTGTACATAGAATGTAACCAGCCCTTGTCACCCCAAGAGCGTCGCCTGGGCCTCATCTTGGCTCGCACGGTAGAAGGGATTGTGGGGCAAAAGAAGATTAGAGACGATCTTAAAGCGGCCGAACGAGAAAAGGCGGTGATACTGGACAGCCTGGCAGAACAGTTGTTGTTTATCGATAAGAACCGGCGCATAAAATGGGCTAATGCCAGTGCGGCCCAATCGGTGGGCTTGACCCCTGATCAGATGGTGGGTAAGTATTGCTACCAGACAGTGAAAGGGCACTGTGGATCATGTGACCATTGTCTGGCCCTGGAGCTCCTTCAGACAGGGGAGCCGAAGCAGCAGGTGATAGCGTCTTCCAGCGGCCGCATTTTGGACGTTCGCGCCTATCCAGTGCGACACGAAGATGGGACGTTTAAAGGGGTTCTAAAAACGGTCACCGATATTACCGAACAGGTTCAGGCTAAAGAGGCACTGCGCCTATCAGAGACCAGATATCGCCAGATAGTGGCTACCTTGCAGGAAGGCTACTACGAACTGGATGTAACTGGAACCATTACCTTCTGCAACGATGCTGCTTGCCGGTTGCTCGGTTACGAACCGGGGGCTTTGGTGGGTAAAAATTTTCGTCAGCTAGTCAAAACACCACGTGTTGCTGTCCGTATGTTTTATCATGTTTATGTAACCGGACAACCTCGCCAAGGCTTAGTTCTAGAACTTAAACATAAGATGGGTCAGCTGCGGTTTGCCGAGCTTTCAATTACACCGATAAAAAACAAGAGCGGGGAAGTCACCGGGTTTTGCGGTGTCGCTTGGGATATTACCGAGCGCAAGAAGCACGAAGAGAAATTGGAATACCTTGGCTGGCACGATGCACTCACGGGGCTGTTTAATCGGGCTCGGTTTGAACAACAGTTGAAAGAGCTCGATGACGCCAGTTTTCCAATTACTGTACTGACAGCCGATTTAGATGGACTTAAGCTGATCAACGATGCCATGGGACATCCCTATGGTGATGAACTGCTCAAGGCCTGTGCCGGCATTCTTAAAAGATCTGTTCGTGCCGGGGACTTAGTTGCCCGTATTGGCGGGGATGAATTTGGGGCTATCTTAACCAAGAGCGGCGAAGAAGTGGCTGAGGCTGTGATTAGGCGCATTCGCTTAGCGCTTAATGACCACAATAGCACAAACCCGCGCTTGCCAGTTAGCCTTTCTATCGGTGTTGCTACTTCCTACGAGCGAGAATCCTTACAGGAGACGTTCAAGAAAGCAGACGATCGCATGCTGGGTGATAAACTGCATCGCAGCATTAGACGGAAAAACCAGCTGGTGAATGCTTTGACAGCGGCTTTGGCTGAGCGTGATTATACTACCAAGCTCCATGCTGAGCGCCTGCAGGACTTATGTCCTAAACTAGGCCGACGACTTGGTTTATCCGAGCGGGAACAGGCCGACTTGGCTCTATTGGCTCGAGTTCATGACGTAGGGAAGGTAGGTATTCCCGATAGCATCTTGTTCAAGCGCGGCACCCTGTCAGGGGAGGAACGAACCATTATGCAACAGCATCCGGAGAAAGGCTACCGTATCGCCAGCTCATCCCCGGACCTGGCTCACATTGCCCGACTTGTCTTGTGTCATCATGAACGCTGGGATGGCCAGGGTTATCCCCTGGGTCTTAAGGGCGACAACATCCCCCTGGAGTGTCGCATCTTGGCCTTGGTAGATGCCTACGATGCCATGATCTCAAACCGACCGTACCGCATGGCTATGTCCCAGCAGCAAGCCCTGGCTGAAATAAAGCGCTGCGCCGGTACTCAGTTCGATCCCCAGCTAGCAGAAGAATTCATTCAGATGATCAGGGAAACCAACCCCCAAGATTTTCTATCAGAGAGTACGGCCGGGCATTAATGACAGGCGAAAAGCAGTAAGTGTAGGGGCGGGTCGCCGTGCCCGCGCGATCCAAGTTATTGCTGGGCGTAAACTTTGACCACTTCGCCGTAGAACAAGATATGATAGTCATCATCCACATACC
Coding sequences within it:
- a CDS encoding S-layer homology domain-containing protein; this encodes MSRQNFSSISVRALVWALIATIVAGPGLAQAQSWETDFGLYLVGSGNATELRNALSFTDLPTGSTAGAIVRLGAQGVLRGDGSGRFNPGTAVTREQALVALVRLLGWENLVQQAETGGGGGAGTGIGISAWAVGFVSVATARGLTGSDSNRNPIGMAADSEAWTGPATRQEVAAWCVRALELSTGVTGGEGSFTLAAYSDAGEIRPDLVAAVQRALELGLLEPTHPGRLDPQGTVTRGELALILDRLVRMLPPGVSAAWEVGTLESRTMEQEEIAGRPAESALWIMVRPGGSKTALRLSSDQRSQPLSQAVVLNRGQLAYGDVLQPGDNIRYLVQGDRTVPFIEILPAGPVTVNGRIEQLDLLSRRVAIRDAAQVVHYLVFAPTVSVTVGGSPASIADLALGLDVTVTVLDQMVLEVAAGLVADPGAADPPTLEVSGQVRTVDARSLVLVLSDGRTAQYDLSPGTQVTVSGRISTIAAIQPGDQVQIRLPSPTSTWAERITVAGIASHNAELIRGRLGSFSPHGGRLVLTDVQRLNSGIWATAAATMEVPLRPGATLWHENRQIDLAAAAQLTGAEVYVAVGSGFGRQEALRAVIWRGLETAYSGAIDQVNPGLGLIALPRAELVLSPGAIILKDGRLADPYGLKEGDSVQALARRSGGSSLGLVVSVLGQERDHFPGYMVYRGSIDEVGRTAFTLASYQTFSDGSWSSRRRRGSEDLGFSRDTVALSLLAEEPSRLTLEQFRQGFWQDRYDDAEVLVVTEDGDTLGLALWPDGGLDAARLSRGQVTAVTPAETGPERATFGPNLVLRNVANFSTARQIWEHADSHGEGELSAIEALVIKNGRAYSGEALAGGDDIIFLRRGQTVLLAWVKE
- a CDS encoding S-layer homology domain-containing protein is translated as MLRKFNTMLCLVMILIILSPLATAASITTTPPLPAVLDVGVQAIISETDSQITANYQEMVFITGEPILATGTVAIRKGKPRDNQMSTTYTYEVENKLHEVKLSRRLTVVTTWQIQGKEITAKNEVSRFTETIRVAGRQYKLDSKRSLLDFSNVTLHEPAVSYFAGNLEGRKVYTIGRNEGEVVVEITSGSTGYRQPWGRVEIQDGYGTIRCELINTETGTIKWNGTFNSQVSHSTKTDLQYVPNEPVQISFPGGFLKTETSEGILRISYDLPRLDEEGVPSGSRRQRGEQTINLTGTPKTERLPVPQYSDVRGRWSENDSVLLGSLGAWGTESRYFHPTATVNRREFALALARALQLEPEEPATTRSSSSNRRNTPPPESPYRDLSAQDADWPYLNVITERGIMEGVAPGYFGPQGKITRAQAVTAFIRALGFENLGPGSSYHTGFADDGDIPLWARNNFAVARQIGLISGDTFGRARPGAYLTREEAASMLARLITYLRSDILRDYRDRILLYH
- the mtnA gene encoding S-methyl-5-thioribose-1-phosphate isomerase — protein: MQAMRWEDNSLLLLDQTKLPTKREYLHCTDHRMVAAAIRRLAVRGAPAIGVAAAYGMALGALEYQGQDRAELLAHLHNVQAILAATRPTAVNLFWALERIEAKLDQVKNRPVAEIQAALIQEAQLLEQEDVKTNQAIGRHGNTIVPPRARILTHCNAGALATCGYGTVLGVIRAAHEAGKDIHVFADETRPLLQGARLTAFELMEDKIPVTLITDNMAGWVLHQQLVDLVIFGADRIAANGDTANKIGSYSVAVLAKENGIPVFSAAPLSSIDLSLNSGAQIPVEERDPKEITHLGEVQIAPTGVKVFNPAFDITPHRYLDGIITEVGILRPPFELSIRAAFAIKI
- a CDS encoding diguanylate cyclase yields the protein MTRAMTELLALYDVTSFSYPQTANGLLAELVEKTSRLFGALRVALALPERNGEQAVLTWGFKDSDEVQSCLNRAGDHCLVYDFQPKYLGYLYIECNQPLSPQERRLGLILARTVEGIVGQKKIRDDLKAAEREKAVILDSLAEQLLFIDKNRRIKWANASAAQSVGLTPDQMVGKYCYQTVKGHCGSCDHCLALELLQTGEPKQQVIASSSGRILDVRAYPVRHEDGTFKGVLKTVTDITEQVQAKEALRLSETRYRQIVATLQEGYYELDVTGTITFCNDAACRLLGYEPGALVGKNFRQLVKTPRVAVRMFYHVYVTGQPRQGLVLELKHKMGQLRFAELSITPIKNKSGEVTGFCGVAWDITERKKHEEKLEYLGWHDALTGLFNRARFEQQLKELDDASFPITVLTADLDGLKLINDAMGHPYGDELLKACAGILKRSVRAGDLVARIGGDEFGAILTKSGEEVAEAVIRRIRLALNDHNSTNPRLPVSLSIGVATSYERESLQETFKKADDRMLGDKLHRSIRRKNQLVNALTAALAERDYTTKLHAERLQDLCPKLGRRLGLSEREQADLALLARVHDVGKVGIPDSILFKRGTLSGEERTIMQQHPEKGYRIASSSPDLAHIARLVLCHHERWDGQGYPLGLKGDNIPLECRILALVDAYDAMISNRPYRMAMSQQQALAEIKRCAGTQFDPQLAEEFIQMIRETNPQDFLSESTAGH